One Pseudodesulfovibrio sp. S3 DNA window includes the following coding sequences:
- a CDS encoding universal stress protein, which yields MKKLIKRIWATELKENVRPESVKTAMATTACTRSECKILILCKGCTFSEDVMEYAVDMASKTKSGIVALNLDEQGDNFSSFRMESEKNVATFACKAADAGLQFAHVVEQGAEVSVVARLYSEDEAFRYVMDDVVSQTSRKQIIPVYTRAMLRVK from the coding sequence TTGAAGAAGTTAATCAAAAGAATCTGGGCGACGGAATTGAAAGAGAACGTTCGTCCCGAATCCGTAAAAACAGCCATGGCAACCACAGCATGTACTCGTAGTGAATGCAAGATACTCATTCTTTGCAAAGGGTGCACTTTTTCCGAAGATGTCATGGAATATGCTGTTGATATGGCTTCCAAGACCAAGAGTGGCATCGTGGCACTCAACCTGGATGAACAGGGCGACAATTTCAGCAGCTTCCGCATGGAGTCTGAAAAGAATGTTGCCACCTTCGCCTGCAAGGCGGCAGACGCGGGATTGCAATTTGCCCATGTCGTCGAACAGGGTGCGGAAGTTTCCGTCGTTGCGCGTTTGTACAGCGAGGACGAGGCTTTCCGATACGTCATGGATGACGTGGTCAGTCAGACCTCACGCAAGCAGATCATTCCTGTGTACACACGGGCCATGTTGCGAGTGAAATAA
- a CDS encoding S16 family serine protease: protein MEQVDSVVDSFRKRVESAGLPGPILVAARDEYERLAKVDKSSPEYAIGYNYLEFILSLPWNVTTKDDLDLDRAETILDARHHGLGQVKERILEFLAVKNLHGRHETKILLADDELIARENLSLVFEREGFTVTAVANGLEAVAAMERDPADVVVTDLKMECMDGLELLEALRRRWPDTGVIMLTGYATVKTAVTAMRKGADQYLSKPVNLTKLRDYVYDLLQKNHRAQHLRGPVLCFTGPPGTGKTSIGQAIAEAMGRKFFRLSLAGLRDEAELRGHRRTYVGAMAGRILQGIQKVGVRNPVIMLDEMDKIIQDFQGDATSVLLELLDPEQNTAFADHYLGLPFDLSGVMFIATANVVERLPAPLRDRMEEIEFSSYTIKEKQEIATRFLIPKQLYQHGLKENSIRVLPDAVRRLILDYTRESGLRGLEKQIASLCRKLARQTLAHGETSDIREVNGDDIPEIMGATPHFTTVARSTAKVGLATGLVWTEVGGDIIFVETARMRGNKQLILTGSLGEVLRESAQTALSYIRSHAEQFGISPDFFESSDIHVHIPAGAVTKEGPSAGLTIAIALLSLLTERPVRQDMAFTGELSLLGEVLPVGGIREKIMAAARAGIRTVVLPEKCERAVHSLEEDVLEGLDIRLVHGLDDAVDLALL from the coding sequence ATGGAACAGGTTGACTCCGTAGTGGATTCGTTCCGTAAACGCGTGGAGTCTGCCGGGCTGCCCGGACCGATTCTCGTTGCAGCCCGTGATGAATACGAACGGCTCGCCAAGGTAGACAAGTCTTCCCCGGAATATGCCATAGGGTACAACTATCTCGAATTCATCCTGTCCTTGCCCTGGAACGTCACCACAAAGGACGATCTTGATCTCGATCGGGCCGAGACGATTCTCGACGCCCGACACCATGGCCTGGGCCAGGTCAAGGAACGCATCCTGGAATTCCTGGCGGTGAAGAACCTGCACGGCCGCCATGAGACTAAAATACTGCTGGCCGACGACGAGCTCATTGCCAGGGAAAACCTTTCATTGGTCTTCGAACGTGAGGGCTTCACCGTGACCGCCGTGGCCAACGGCCTGGAGGCCGTGGCCGCCATGGAACGCGACCCTGCGGACGTCGTGGTGACGGACCTGAAGATGGAGTGCATGGACGGCCTGGAACTCCTGGAAGCGCTCCGCCGCCGCTGGCCCGACACCGGCGTCATCATGCTCACGGGCTATGCCACCGTGAAGACGGCCGTCACCGCCATGCGCAAGGGCGCGGACCAATACCTGAGCAAGCCGGTCAACCTGACCAAGCTTCGCGATTACGTCTATGACCTGTTGCAGAAGAACCACCGGGCCCAGCACCTGCGCGGTCCCGTCCTGTGCTTCACCGGGCCTCCCGGCACGGGCAAGACGTCCATAGGCCAGGCCATTGCCGAGGCCATGGGCCGCAAGTTCTTCCGCCTTTCCCTGGCGGGCTTGCGCGACGAGGCAGAGCTTCGCGGCCACCGGCGCACGTATGTCGGGGCCATGGCCGGCAGGATTCTGCAGGGAATCCAGAAGGTCGGGGTACGAAATCCCGTGATCATGCTCGATGAGATGGACAAGATCATTCAGGATTTTCAGGGCGACGCCACATCGGTGCTCCTCGAACTTCTCGACCCGGAGCAGAACACCGCTTTCGCCGACCATTATCTCGGGCTTCCCTTCGACCTTTCCGGCGTCATGTTCATCGCCACGGCCAACGTCGTTGAGCGGTTGCCCGCCCCCCTTCGGGATCGCATGGAAGAAATCGAATTCTCAAGCTACACGATCAAGGAAAAACAGGAAATCGCCACCCGCTTCCTGATTCCGAAGCAGCTCTACCAGCATGGATTGAAGGAAAACTCGATCCGCGTTCTCCCGGACGCGGTCAGGCGCCTGATCCTGGATTATACGCGCGAATCCGGCCTGCGGGGGCTGGAAAAGCAGATCGCCTCCCTATGCCGCAAACTGGCGCGGCAGACCCTGGCCCACGGCGAGACCTCCGATATCCGTGAAGTGAACGGCGACGACATCCCGGAGATCATGGGGGCGACACCCCACTTCACGACCGTGGCCCGGTCCACGGCCAAGGTCGGATTGGCAACGGGACTGGTCTGGACAGAGGTCGGGGGAGACATCATCTTTGTCGAGACGGCCCGGATGCGCGGCAACAAACAGCTCATCCTTACCGGCTCCCTGGGCGAAGTCCTGCGGGAGTCGGCGCAAACAGCCCTGAGCTACATCCGCAGCCACGCCGAACAATTCGGCATTTCACCGGACTTCTTCGAATCCTCGGACATCCATGTCCACATCCCTGCAGGTGCCGTGACCAAGGAAGGCCCCTCGGCCGGACTGACCATAGCCATAGCCCTCCTGTCACTGCTGACGGAGCGCCCCGTGCGCCAGGACATGGCCTTCACAGGAGAACTCTCCCTTCTGGGCGAGGTGCTGCCCGTGGGAGGCATACGGGAAAAGATCATGGCGGCGGCCCGGGCGGGCATTCGGACGGTCGTGCTGCCGGAAAAATGCGAACGGGCCGTGCATTCCCTTGAGGAGGACGTGCTTGAAGGCCTGGATATCCGTCTGGTCCACGGACTGGACGACGCGGTGGATCTGGCGCTGTTGTAG
- a CDS encoding SLC13 family permease, whose protein sequence is MTPEIIMVMAVLGFAVLLFIFEWVRVDVVGIIMMVLLPLLGLVTPKQAISGLSSNAVVSIIAVIIIGAGLDKTGVMNSMARVILRFAGKSETRIMTLIAGTVAVISGFMQNIGAAALFLPAAKRIGNQTGVPIGRLLMPMGFCAIIGGCLTLVGSSPLILLNDLMVVGGKHYDTFGLFSVTPVGLLLIAAALGYFIFFGRFILPSKGVDEIAGPMSSALAGTYQGIGSLHELHVPQSWSNDTEIMALELRPLYFSTIVAIAREDGTQVFAPDATENIQAGDHLVLFGPREMVEHMAENLGWELQPELASFAEELSPNNAGVMEGLVTPRSELVGETLADIRLRERFKVSPLAIFRGDKLFVSGLYSFKIESGDAILLHGRWEMFHMLKEGHELVFTEDVKGEILRTEKAKIALMWLAVSLVMILGFHVQLSIALLAGALGMILTKVLTIDEAYQSVDWMTVFLLGGLIPLGMAFENTGAAKYIADTIMAALGAPTPVILLTVIGILTSFFTLVASNVGATVLLVPLSMNMAINAGVDPRIAALTVALAASNTFVLPTHQVNALIMRPGGYKTIDYVRAGAGMTVLYMVVMITALMLFY, encoded by the coding sequence ATGACTCCAGAGATTATTATGGTCATGGCAGTACTCGGCTTTGCCGTGCTGCTTTTTATATTCGAATGGGTTCGGGTGGATGTCGTCGGCATCATAATGATGGTGTTGCTGCCCCTGCTCGGGCTGGTAACACCAAAACAGGCCATCAGCGGTTTGAGCAGCAACGCGGTCGTTTCCATCATAGCAGTCATCATCATCGGCGCCGGCCTGGACAAGACCGGCGTCATGAATTCGATGGCCAGGGTTATTCTGCGGTTTGCAGGAAAAAGCGAAACGCGCATCATGACCTTGATCGCGGGTACCGTGGCGGTCATCTCCGGGTTCATGCAGAACATCGGCGCAGCTGCACTGTTTCTTCCTGCAGCCAAACGTATCGGCAACCAGACAGGGGTGCCCATCGGGCGTCTGCTCATGCCCATGGGCTTTTGCGCAATCATCGGCGGTTGCCTTACCCTTGTCGGTTCCAGTCCGCTGATTCTTCTCAACGACCTGATGGTCGTCGGCGGCAAGCACTATGACACCTTCGGGTTGTTCAGCGTGACGCCTGTAGGCCTGCTGCTGATCGCGGCGGCTCTTGGATATTTCATCTTTTTCGGTCGCTTCATCCTGCCCTCCAAGGGCGTGGATGAAATCGCCGGTCCCATGTCTTCCGCCCTTGCCGGAACCTATCAGGGCATCGGTTCGCTGCATGAGCTGCATGTGCCGCAGAGCTGGAGCAACGACACGGAGATCATGGCCCTTGAATTGCGCCCCCTGTACTTCTCGACAATCGTTGCCATAGCCCGCGAGGATGGAACACAGGTGTTTGCCCCTGACGCCACGGAGAATATCCAGGCGGGAGATCATCTGGTCTTGTTCGGTCCCCGGGAAATGGTTGAGCACATGGCAGAGAACCTGGGCTGGGAACTGCAACCCGAGCTGGCCTCTTTCGCCGAAGAGCTTTCACCCAACAATGCGGGAGTCATGGAAGGATTGGTGACGCCCCGTTCCGAGTTGGTGGGCGAAACCCTGGCGGACATCCGTTTGCGCGAGAGGTTCAAGGTTTCCCCCCTTGCCATCTTCCGCGGCGACAAGCTGTTCGTCAGCGGCCTGTACAGTTTCAAGATCGAGTCCGGTGACGCCATTCTGCTGCATGGCCGCTGGGAAATGTTCCACATGCTGAAGGAGGGCCACGAGCTGGTCTTCACCGAGGATGTGAAGGGCGAGATCCTCCGTACGGAGAAGGCCAAGATCGCCCTGATGTGGCTGGCGGTTTCCCTGGTCATGATCCTCGGTTTCCATGTCCAGCTCTCCATTGCCCTGCTGGCAGGCGCCTTGGGCATGATCCTGACGAAGGTCCTGACCATCGACGAGGCGTACCAGTCGGTGGACTGGATGACAGTCTTCCTCCTTGGCGGCCTTATCCCGTTGGGCATGGCCTTTGAAAACACAGGTGCAGCCAAGTATATCGCCGACACCATCATGGCCGCGCTCGGGGCTCCCACGCCCGTGATCCTGTTGACCGTCATCGGTATCCTGACCTCGTTCTTCACCCTGGTCGCATCCAATGTCGGCGCAACGGTGCTGTTGGTGCCGCTGTCCATGAACATGGCCATCAATGCGGGGGTCGATCCGCGTATTGCCGCCCTGACGGTTGCCCTGGCGGCTTCGAATACCTTCGTGTTGCCGACCCATCAGGTCAATGCATTGATAATGCGTCCCGGCGGATACAAGACCATCGACTACGTCAGGGCCGGTGCAGGCATGACCGTCCTGTATATGGTGGTCATGATAACAGCCTTGATGCTCTTCTATTAG
- the nhaB gene encoding sodium/proton antiporter NhaB: MRPSPLQAFFQNFLGSAPTWYKLTIISFLILNPFLMFGVDPFVAGWALIAEFIFTLAMALKCYPLPAGGLLALEAVALKMTSPETVYHEALKNFEVILLLIFMVAGIYFMKEFLQFTFTRILVRVRSKMLISLLFCFAGAFLSAFLDALTVTAVIMAVAFGFYNVYHRFASGKTLQGPHDLVDDSPVKDKGREDLREFRAFLRNLMMHGAVGTALGGVCTLVGEPQNLLIGGEMGWHFVPFFLEVMPVSMPVFFTGMLTCVAVEAFHLFGYGAQMPGNIRSHLLETAIQMEEKQGQSGKIRLVVQALTGIWLVLALGFHLAAVGIIGLSVIILLTAMNGIVEEHRLGKAFEEALPFTALLVVFFSVVAVIHDQGLFHPIIEYVLHLKGQSQLVAYYCANGLLSAISDNVFVATVYISETKLHFVNVLGAIPDIGMTGQALMDKLTDPHVARADVLATLPQAAAARAQEVMLNLDKLAVAINTGTNIPSVATPNGQAAFLFLLTSALAPVIRLSYGRMVMLALPYTITMSLVGLAAVNYLL; encoded by the coding sequence ATGCGTCCATCACCCCTTCAAGCCTTTTTTCAAAATTTTCTCGGCAGTGCGCCGACCTGGTACAAACTGACCATCATTTCTTTCCTGATCCTGAACCCCTTCCTCATGTTCGGTGTGGATCCCTTTGTGGCAGGGTGGGCGCTTATCGCCGAATTCATCTTCACTCTGGCCATGGCCCTCAAGTGTTATCCCCTGCCTGCAGGCGGTCTGCTCGCCCTGGAAGCGGTCGCCCTGAAGATGACCTCCCCGGAAACGGTCTATCATGAAGCCCTGAAGAACTTTGAAGTCATTCTGCTGCTGATCTTCATGGTTGCGGGCATCTACTTCATGAAGGAGTTCCTCCAGTTCACCTTCACGCGCATTCTGGTTCGGGTCCGTTCCAAGATGCTCATTTCCCTGCTTTTCTGCTTTGCCGGCGCATTTCTTTCCGCCTTTCTGGATGCCCTTACCGTCACCGCCGTGATCATGGCCGTGGCCTTTGGCTTCTATAATGTCTATCATCGGTTCGCCTCGGGCAAGACCCTCCAGGGACCGCACGACCTCGTCGACGACAGTCCAGTCAAGGACAAGGGCAGGGAGGACTTGAGGGAATTCCGCGCGTTTCTGCGCAATCTCATGATGCACGGTGCCGTGGGTACGGCCCTGGGCGGCGTGTGTACCCTGGTAGGCGAGCCTCAGAACCTGCTCATAGGCGGCGAGATGGGATGGCATTTCGTCCCGTTCTTCCTGGAAGTCATGCCTGTATCCATGCCGGTTTTCTTCACCGGTATGCTGACCTGTGTTGCCGTTGAAGCGTTTCATCTGTTCGGATATGGCGCGCAGATGCCCGGCAACATCCGGTCTCACCTGTTGGAAACCGCCATTCAGATGGAAGAGAAGCAGGGACAGAGCGGAAAAATCCGTTTGGTCGTGCAGGCCCTGACCGGAATCTGGCTCGTCCTGGCCCTCGGTTTTCACCTTGCCGCCGTCGGTATTATCGGCCTGTCCGTAATCATTCTGCTGACAGCCATGAACGGTATCGTCGAAGAGCATCGCCTGGGCAAGGCATTTGAAGAAGCCCTGCCGTTCACGGCGCTTCTGGTGGTCTTCTTTTCCGTTGTCGCGGTCATCCACGACCAGGGACTGTTCCACCCCATCATCGAATACGTGCTTCACCTCAAGGGCCAATCCCAGCTCGTCGCATACTACTGCGCCAACGGCCTGCTTTCCGCCATCTCGGACAACGTGTTCGTGGCAACGGTATACATATCTGAAACCAAGCTTCATTTCGTCAATGTCCTGGGCGCCATTCCGGATATCGGCATGACCGGGCAGGCGCTGATGGACAAGCTGACCGACCCCCATGTCGCGCGCGCCGATGTCCTGGCCACCCTGCCCCAGGCCGCTGCGGCCCGGGCTCAGGAAGTCATGTTGAACCTGGACAAGCTGGCCGTGGCCATCAACACGGGTACCAACATCCCCAGTGTCGCCACTCCCAATGGTCAGGCCGCGTTCCTCTTCCTGCTGACCTCGGCCCTTGCGCCGGTCATTCGGCTGTCCTACGGCCGTATGGTCATGTTGGCGCTGCCCTACACCATCACCATGTCGTTGGTGGGCCTGGCTGCGGTCAACTACCTTCTCTAA
- a CDS encoding nitroreductase family protein, translated as MLNFHVDHAKCTQCGECAKDCMPQIIEMADYPFIAEDKESLCIQCQHCLAICKPGALSILGKDPEDSLPLKGNLPVPEQMETLLMGRRSTRRYKKEGVDPKLIHHLLEVVSHAPTAVNNRSTLLTVIDDPAVMDVFREMTTEAALKALRDDAIPEAMERIATYLEGCKNGNDVIFRGAPHLLVASCPKDALAPEPDCFIALSYFELLANSHGLGTVWDGIAKAVLTMIAPDVCTKLGIPDDHRIVYMMAFGKPALKYHRTVQRPGGSIRRVTL; from the coding sequence ATGCTCAATTTTCACGTTGATCATGCGAAATGCACCCAGTGCGGGGAATGCGCCAAGGACTGTATGCCGCAAATAATCGAAATGGCCGATTATCCGTTCATCGCCGAAGACAAGGAATCGCTGTGCATCCAATGCCAGCATTGCCTGGCCATCTGCAAACCGGGGGCCTTGAGCATTCTGGGCAAGGATCCCGAGGATAGTCTGCCGCTCAAGGGGAATCTGCCTGTGCCCGAACAGATGGAAACCCTGCTCATGGGGCGGAGATCCACGCGGAGATACAAGAAGGAAGGCGTGGACCCAAAGCTCATCCATCACCTTCTGGAAGTGGTGTCCCATGCACCCACTGCGGTGAACAACCGATCCACATTGTTGACGGTCATCGACGACCCGGCGGTCATGGATGTCTTCCGGGAGATGACTACCGAGGCTGCGCTCAAAGCGCTCCGTGACGACGCAATCCCCGAAGCTATGGAACGGATAGCAACGTATCTCGAGGGCTGTAAAAACGGTAATGACGTCATCTTCCGCGGGGCACCGCACCTGCTCGTCGCCTCCTGCCCGAAGGATGCTCTCGCCCCTGAACCGGATTGTTTCATCGCCCTGAGCTATTTCGAATTGCTGGCCAACAGTCACGGCCTCGGAACGGTTTGGGACGGCATCGCCAAGGCCGTGCTGACCATGATCGCCCCGGACGTGTGCACGAAGCTGGGCATCCCCGATGACCACAGGATCGTGTACATGATGGCCTTCGGCAAACCCGCATTGAAATACCATCGTACGGTACAGCGGCCCGGCGGCTCCATACGCCGAGTGACCCTGTAA